In Parasegetibacter sp. NRK P23, a single genomic region encodes these proteins:
- a CDS encoding TlpA disulfide reductase family protein encodes MRTLSLVALCAAPLFSLAQTEKPNFTVSGSFKNIAAVPEMVYLNYAANGQRINDSAEVKNGTYTFSGTVTEPVQASLRAKGAAMSRKNLVTLFLDKGKIKLVSTDSFTNVKITGSKAHAAYEALNKQMKPYNDQMDALEQEFYKLQTARDQEGIAKIREKAGELGEQMSKVYKDYAIKNPKSPLALYAINQFSGGNMDADEVEPIFNALPAAAKETKSGKDLAAKLDIAKKTGIGRPAMEFTQNDTLGNPVSLSSFKGKYVLIDFWASWCGPCRAENPNVVKAFENFKDKGFTVLGISLDQPGKKDKWLEAIHADNLTWTHVSDLQFWNNAVARQYGINSIPQNFLVDPNGIIVAKNIRGEELQKKLAEIIK; translated from the coding sequence ATGCGAACACTTTCTCTTGTTGCCCTCTGCGCGGCACCGCTTTTTTCCCTTGCGCAGACTGAAAAACCAAATTTTACGGTGAGTGGCAGTTTTAAAAATATTGCCGCCGTTCCGGAGATGGTGTACCTGAATTATGCGGCCAACGGCCAGCGCATCAACGACAGCGCTGAAGTTAAAAATGGCACTTATACCTTTTCCGGCACTGTTACGGAACCGGTTCAGGCTTCCCTTCGCGCCAAAGGCGCGGCAATGTCCAGGAAAAACCTGGTAACACTTTTCCTGGATAAGGGGAAGATCAAACTCGTTTCCACCGACTCTTTCACCAACGTGAAGATCACCGGTTCCAAGGCGCATGCCGCCTATGAGGCCCTCAACAAACAAATGAAGCCTTATAATGACCAGATGGATGCGTTGGAACAGGAGTTTTATAAACTCCAGACCGCCAGGGATCAGGAAGGCATAGCGAAGATCCGTGAAAAAGCCGGAGAGCTGGGCGAGCAAATGAGCAAGGTTTATAAGGATTACGCGATCAAAAATCCGAAATCCCCGCTGGCGCTCTACGCCATCAACCAATTCTCAGGCGGTAACATGGATGCCGATGAGGTTGAACCTATTTTTAATGCACTTCCGGCCGCCGCAAAAGAAACCAAAAGCGGAAAGGACCTTGCCGCGAAACTGGATATCGCCAAAAAAACAGGTATTGGTCGCCCGGCTATGGAGTTCACTCAAAACGATACACTTGGTAACCCCGTTAGCCTTTCCTCCTTCAAAGGAAAATATGTGCTGATCGATTTCTGGGCAAGCTGGTGCGGCCCCTGCCGTGCTGAAAACCCCAACGTGGTAAAGGCTTTCGAAAACTTTAAAGACAAAGGCTTCACCGTGCTGGGTATTTCTCTGGACCAGCCCGGTAAAAAAGACAAGTGGCTGGAAGCCATTCACGCCGATAACCTTACCTGGACACATGTTTCCGATCTTCAATTCTGGAACAACGCGGTAGCCAGGCAGTACGGCATCAACTCTATTCCCCAAAACTTCCTGGTGGATCCTAACGGAATCATTGTAGCGAAGAACATCAGGGGAGAAGAATTGCAGAAGAAACTTGCAGAGATCATTAAATAA
- a CDS encoding leucine--tRNA ligase gives MEYNFRKIEKEWQEKWKAADAYLVSNISAKPKCYVLDMFPYPSGAGLHVGHPLGYIASDIYSRYKRLKGFNVLHPMGYDAFGLPAEQYAIEHGIHPAVATAKNIENFRKQLDNIGFSYDWSREVRTCDPSYYKWTQWIFLQLFNAWFNRELQQARPIHELVAIFEKNGNTAYPCPGDATVVFSANDWNGYDEACKLNILMHYRLAFCGYGEVNWCEALGTVLANDEVVNGVSERGGHPVVRKKLRQWYLRITEYADRLLEGLEKVEFSDAMKEMQSNWIGKSYGAEIEFGIKGEEGKLKVYTTRPDTIFGVDFMVVAPEHELIADITSPAQQAAVEEYVAYVKSRSERERMAEKKISGCFTGAYAINPFDGREIPIWISEYVLAGYGTGAIMAVPCGDERDFKFAQHFNIPVTNIIGEHFNGTEANPTKDALLENSGFLNGLVMRDAMNVAMDKLEEMGIGKRKVNYKMRDAAFSRQRYWGEPFPIKWKNGTAYQLPESELPLELPHVDSYKPGPEGEGPLANIPEWVEKELETNTMPGYAGSSWYFLRYMDPHNEQEFCSRQASDYWNQVDIYIGGTEHAVGHLLYSRMWTKALYDLGHIGFDEPFKRLVNQGMIQGSSRFVYRVKLLETITEKPINAVQVFASKDVVDKYYLNEISLEDFYQLIIQSGLSNAPSFEYLGEKKVSNISISISAIHVNVNIVDGQELDIEEFKKWKIEYSDALFVLNADGKYICGSEVEKMSKSKFNTVNPDDLVAKYGADTFRMYEMFLGPVEVSKPWDTKGIEGVHRFLKKLWRLFADENKGFIVTNDAPSNDEWKAIYKAVKKVEDDTERFSYNTAVSAFMICVNELSDLKCHKKEVLEKLLIILTPYAPHICEELWNQALKNPGSVLDAAYPAVEEKYLVESAKEYPVSINGKTRTTINLALDISQEEVQQLVLQNEIVQKWMEGKPLKKLVYVPGRMVNVVV, from the coding sequence ATGGAATACAATTTCAGAAAGATCGAAAAGGAATGGCAGGAGAAATGGAAGGCGGCAGATGCTTATCTTGTCAGCAATATTTCAGCAAAGCCGAAGTGCTACGTATTGGATATGTTCCCTTATCCGAGCGGCGCGGGGCTGCATGTGGGGCATCCGCTGGGCTACATCGCCTCCGATATCTATAGCAGGTACAAAAGGTTGAAAGGATTTAATGTACTGCATCCTATGGGATACGACGCTTTCGGCCTGCCCGCCGAGCAATACGCCATTGAGCATGGCATCCATCCGGCAGTGGCTACCGCGAAAAATATAGAGAACTTCAGGAAACAACTGGACAATATCGGGTTCAGCTACGACTGGAGCCGTGAAGTGCGGACCTGCGACCCTTCCTATTATAAATGGACGCAGTGGATTTTCCTGCAATTGTTCAACGCCTGGTTCAACAGGGAGTTGCAGCAGGCAAGGCCCATCCATGAACTGGTGGCCATTTTTGAAAAGAACGGCAATACCGCATATCCCTGCCCGGGAGATGCGACCGTGGTGTTCTCCGCCAACGACTGGAACGGGTACGATGAAGCCTGCAAACTGAACATCCTCATGCATTATCGCCTCGCGTTCTGCGGTTACGGAGAAGTGAACTGGTGTGAAGCGCTGGGAACCGTGCTGGCCAATGATGAAGTGGTGAACGGGGTGAGCGAAAGGGGAGGGCATCCGGTGGTACGCAAGAAACTCCGGCAGTGGTACCTGAGGATCACTGAATATGCCGACCGGTTGCTGGAAGGACTGGAAAAAGTGGAGTTCTCCGATGCGATGAAGGAGATGCAATCGAATTGGATCGGAAAAAGTTATGGGGCGGAGATTGAGTTTGGAATAAAAGGAGAGGAAGGCAAACTCAAAGTCTACACCACCCGCCCCGATACTATCTTCGGCGTGGATTTTATGGTTGTTGCCCCGGAACATGAACTCATTGCCGACATCACTTCGCCCGCACAACAGGCTGCGGTGGAAGAATATGTTGCCTATGTGAAGTCCCGCTCCGAAAGGGAGCGCATGGCCGAGAAAAAGATATCTGGCTGCTTTACCGGCGCTTATGCCATCAATCCGTTTGACGGAAGGGAAATACCCATCTGGATCAGCGAATACGTGCTCGCGGGCTATGGAACCGGCGCCATCATGGCCGTTCCCTGCGGTGATGAGCGCGATTTTAAATTTGCCCAGCACTTCAATATTCCCGTCACCAATATTATCGGGGAGCATTTCAACGGAACCGAAGCCAACCCTACCAAAGACGCATTGCTCGAGAACAGTGGTTTTCTGAACGGCCTGGTCATGCGCGATGCCATGAACGTGGCCATGGATAAATTAGAGGAGATGGGCATCGGCAAACGAAAAGTGAATTATAAAATGCGCGATGCGGCGTTTAGTCGTCAGCGGTACTGGGGCGAACCCTTCCCCATCAAATGGAAGAACGGCACCGCCTACCAGTTGCCCGAATCCGAACTGCCATTGGAACTGCCCCATGTGGACAGCTATAAACCAGGTCCGGAAGGAGAGGGGCCACTGGCCAATATTCCGGAATGGGTGGAAAAAGAACTGGAAACGAATACCATGCCCGGTTATGCCGGCTCGTCCTGGTATTTCCTCCGCTACATGGATCCTCACAACGAACAGGAATTTTGCTCCCGACAGGCCAGCGACTACTGGAACCAGGTCGATATTTATATCGGAGGCACCGAACATGCGGTGGGCCACCTGCTGTATTCAAGAATGTGGACCAAAGCGCTGTATGACCTGGGACATATCGGGTTCGATGAGCCGTTTAAAAGGTTGGTGAACCAGGGAATGATTCAGGGAAGCAGTAGGTTTGTGTATAGGGTGAAATTGCTTGAAACAATAACTGAAAAGCCAATAAATGCGGTACAGGTATTTGCTTCTAAGGATGTAGTTGATAAATATTATTTAAATGAGATTAGTCTTGAAGACTTCTATCAACTCATTATTCAAAGTGGGCTAAGCAACGCTCCAAGTTTTGAATATTTAGGAGAAAAGAAAGTTTCAAATATCTCAATCAGCATTTCAGCAATTCACGTTAATGTAAATATTGTTGATGGTCAGGAGCTTGACATTGAAGAATTTAAAAAATGGAAAATTGAATATTCTGATGCATTATTTGTCCTAAATGCTGATGGAAAATACATCTGTGGTTCCGAGGTTGAAAAAATGTCCAAATCCAAATTCAACACCGTTAACCCCGATGACCTCGTTGCCAAATACGGCGCCGACACTTTCCGCATGTACGAAATGTTCCTCGGCCCCGTGGAAGTGTCCAAACCCTGGGACACCAAAGGCATTGAAGGGGTACACCGTTTCCTGAAAAAACTCTGGAGACTCTTCGCCGATGAAAACAAAGGCTTCATCGTTACCAACGATGCGCCTTCAAACGATGAATGGAAGGCGATATATAAAGCAGTGAAAAAGGTGGAAGACGATACTGAACGTTTCTCCTACAACACTGCCGTTTCAGCCTTTATGATCTGCGTAAACGAACTGAGCGATTTGAAATGCCACAAAAAAGAAGTGCTGGAAAAATTGCTGATCATCCTCACCCCGTATGCTCCACACATCTGCGAAGAACTCTGGAACCAGGCGCTGAAAAATCCAGGAAGCGTATTGGATGCCGCCTATCCTGCGGTGGAAGAAAAATACCTGGTAGAATCAGCCAAAGAATATCCTGTTTCAATTAACGGAAAAACGCGTACCACCATCAACCTGGCACTTGATATCTCTCAGGAAGAAGTGCAGCAACTCGTGCTGCAAAACGAGATCGTGCAAAAATGGATGGAAGGGAAGCCCCTTAAAAAACTGGTGTACGTTCCCGGTAGAATGGTAAACGTAGTGGTATAA
- the rplS gene encoding 50S ribosomal protein L19, protein MNSAVAYVHEQLTPKKEFPNFKAGDNITVNYKIVEGNKERIQSFKGDVIKRQGTGQTATFTVRKISDGVGVERVFPIFSPNIESILLHKVGKVRRAKLYFQRGRSGKSARIKEKRVATA, encoded by the coding sequence ATGAATTCTGCTGTAGCTTATGTTCATGAGCAGTTGACTCCGAAGAAAGAGTTCCCCAACTTCAAAGCTGGTGATAATATCACCGTTAACTATAAAATCGTGGAAGGTAACAAGGAGCGTATCCAGTCCTTCAAAGGCGATGTGATCAAACGTCAGGGTACCGGTCAAACCGCTACTTTTACTGTACGTAAGATCTCTGATGGTGTAGGTGTTGAAAGGGTATTCCCGATCTTCTCCCCCAACATCGAGTCTATCCTGCTGCACAAAGTAGGTAAAGTGCGCCGTGCTAAACTGTACTTCCAACGTGGAAGAAGCGGAAAAAGCGCCCGTATCAAAGAAAAAAGAGTGGCTACAGCTTAA
- a CDS encoding DUF6263 family protein, whose translation MKRKLLLASALVLGGFSLTQAQSITGKINLSKGQKFEEVSTIKANTSMEMMGNQMETKTETISNNELELKDNAADYLFANTFKRFRMNVSMMGQEQKVDTDNKADLEGPMGQGFKDIINKTQEISVSKNGLVKDIKMPGGDGASAALAAMNGMQNTYSVGAPFAAITTFGGKALKVGETWQEKVTTEALASDITYKLESVSGGEAAVSFTGNTVIKTTTEQQGMEMKMEMSGPVKGTMVVDPATGLVKKRNTTMDATGSMEVMGQKVPLKIASTTESVITKK comes from the coding sequence ATGAAAAGAAAGCTTTTACTCGCCTCCGCACTCGTTTTGGGCGGATTCTCCCTTACCCAGGCGCAATCCATCACTGGAAAGATTAACCTCTCCAAAGGACAAAAATTTGAAGAGGTTTCCACCATCAAAGCCAATACCAGCATGGAAATGATGGGCAACCAGATGGAAACGAAAACCGAAACCATTTCCAACAACGAACTGGAACTGAAGGACAATGCAGCGGATTACCTGTTCGCCAATACCTTCAAACGTTTCAGGATGAATGTTTCTATGATGGGTCAGGAACAAAAAGTAGACACGGACAACAAAGCGGATCTGGAAGGTCCCATGGGTCAGGGGTTTAAAGACATCATCAACAAAACCCAGGAAATCAGCGTTTCCAAAAACGGCCTGGTGAAAGACATCAAGATGCCTGGTGGAGATGGCGCCAGCGCAGCCCTTGCCGCCATGAATGGCATGCAGAACACCTATTCCGTTGGCGCACCGTTCGCCGCCATCACCACCTTCGGTGGAAAAGCACTGAAAGTAGGCGAAACATGGCAGGAAAAAGTGACCACCGAAGCCCTGGCCAGCGATATTACTTATAAACTGGAATCCGTTTCAGGCGGAGAAGCCGCTGTTTCCTTCACCGGCAACACCGTGATCAAAACCACTACCGAACAACAGGGCATGGAAATGAAAATGGAAATGAGCGGTCCCGTAAAAGGCACGATGGTAGTGGATCCCGCAACAGGTCTTGTGAAAAAACGCAACACCACCATGGATGCAACGGGTAGTATGGAAGTGATGGGACAGAAAGTGCCGTTGAAGATTGCTTCTACGACGGAGTCGGTGATTACGAAGAAGTAG
- the rny gene encoding ribonuclease Y → MDFVIIGVVCIAVGIIAGKFIFAKNTRKQIEDAEQQARKIVGDAQANAETLKKEKMLEAKERFVQLKAEHDKEVLQRNQKISEGENRIKQKEQALNQKGDQLDKQIKENEAIKENLNRQIELVNIKRTELEKHQEEHIRRLEKIAGLTAEEAKAQLVESLKNEAQTQALALQQEIIDDAKQKANKEARKIIIQTIQRTAAEQAIENSITVFNLESDEIKGQIIGREGRNIRAIEAATGVDLIVDDTPEAIILSSFDPLRREIARLSLQRLVTDGRIHPARIEEVVEKTRRQIEEQVMEIGERTVIELGIHGLHKELIRMVGRMRFRSSYGQNLLMHSRETANLCGIMAAELGLNPKLAKRAGLLHDIGKVPDEETELSHALLGMKLAEKYGENPAVVNAIGAHHDEVEMAYVIAPIVQACDAISGARPGARREIMQQYLQRIKELENLALAYQGVEKAYAIQAGRELRVIVEADKVTDGDSDRLSFEIAQKIQTEMTYPGQIKVTVIREKRAVNVAR, encoded by the coding sequence ATGGATTTCGTAATCATAGGGGTCGTTTGTATTGCAGTAGGGATCATAGCGGGGAAGTTCATTTTCGCTAAAAATACCCGGAAACAGATAGAGGATGCAGAACAACAGGCCAGAAAAATAGTTGGCGACGCGCAGGCAAATGCCGAAACGCTGAAGAAAGAAAAAATGCTGGAAGCGAAAGAAAGATTCGTCCAGTTGAAAGCGGAACACGATAAAGAGGTATTGCAGCGCAACCAGAAAATTTCCGAAGGCGAGAACAGGATCAAGCAGAAAGAGCAGGCGCTTAACCAGAAAGGAGACCAACTGGACAAGCAGATCAAAGAAAATGAAGCCATTAAAGAGAACCTGAACCGCCAGATCGAACTGGTGAACATTAAACGCACCGAACTGGAAAAACACCAGGAGGAGCACATCCGCCGGTTGGAGAAAATCGCGGGTCTTACCGCAGAAGAGGCCAAAGCGCAGTTGGTGGAGAGCCTGAAAAACGAAGCTCAAACCCAGGCCCTGGCGCTTCAGCAGGAAATTATTGACGACGCCAAGCAGAAAGCCAATAAAGAGGCCCGCAAAATCATCATCCAAACCATCCAGCGTACCGCTGCAGAACAGGCCATCGAGAACTCTATTACCGTGTTCAACCTGGAAAGCGATGAGATCAAAGGACAGATCATCGGACGGGAAGGAAGAAACATCCGTGCCATCGAAGCCGCTACCGGTGTGGACCTGATCGTGGATGATACCCCTGAAGCCATTATTCTGTCGTCTTTCGACCCGCTGCGTCGTGAAATCGCGCGTCTTTCCCTGCAAAGACTGGTTACCGACGGACGTATTCACCCCGCCCGTATTGAGGAAGTGGTGGAAAAAACACGCCGCCAGATCGAAGAGCAGGTAATGGAGATCGGAGAAAGAACTGTAATAGAACTCGGTATTCACGGGCTGCACAAGGAACTGATCCGCATGGTGGGCAGGATGCGTTTCCGTTCTTCTTACGGACAAAACCTCCTGATGCACAGCCGTGAAACGGCTAATTTGTGTGGTATCATGGCCGCTGAACTGGGCCTGAACCCCAAACTCGCGAAACGCGCCGGATTGCTCCACGATATTGGTAAAGTGCCCGATGAGGAAACTGAACTGAGCCACGCGTTGCTGGGTATGAAGCTGGCGGAGAAGTATGGTGAGAACCCCGCTGTGGTAAACGCCATTGGCGCCCACCACGATGAAGTGGAAATGGCTTATGTGATCGCCCCTATCGTACAGGCCTGCGACGCCATCAGCGGCGCCCGTCCGGGTGCAAGAAGGGAGATCATGCAGCAATACCTGCAAAGGATCAAGGAACTCGAGAACCTCGCACTGGCTTACCAGGGTGTGGAGAAAGCTTACGCTATCCAGGCCGGTCGTGAACTCCGCGTAATCGTGGAAGCCGATAAAGTAACCGATGGCGACAGTGATAGACTGAGTTTCGAAATCGCCCAGAAAATACAAACTGAAATGACCTATCCCGGTCAGATCAAGGTAACCGTGATCCGCGAAAAAAGAGCGGTAAACGTAGCCAGGTAA